GATTTTTAAGGAGAAAGtcaaagaaaatgtattttttgtgcATTTCGAGAAACTTTGGTTTCCCTTGATCCCGTAGCCGATATcgaccgaatattttatactcttccaaCTTACAAGAATTAATGCCAGGGAAAGATGTACTGcaatgataaaaaaatgttctgtaattttttaaatattggctgatatatcataaataaaatcacctggaagttcgaaaatttgtatacgagtattagttatatgaggctcaggaaagtattgaccctaTTCAACCCAATATTAGATTTAGTAgaaatactattgtcaggaaagggttttgtctgaatttcaattattatcttacacattgaccgacattttcggtcaaaagtaaACTATAGATACTTGAGTCCACATTTTCAGTACCTAGgttcttgaacagttttgtttggATGTGGACAATTTTCCGTCCTAAGGTCCCTTAATCcaaaaagtaattaatgatTTGTTTACTAGAAAGTGAAAGATTcaaatcgaatttaaaaattgtgttataaggCAAATATGCGGGGTTGTAgttccattttcacactatgaCTTAGGAATATGTAGAGAATTCTTCGTACTAATTTAatcgaaatcggtcggtcgaGCAGCGAGATATgagattttaccaaaaagtgagcggtgccacgcccattgtccaattttctcATCGGCTCCATTAAAGCCATCCCATACCATTTAGGAATCAAAATTGAATGGCATTAGCTATtgattttagtagttttgaacagtatcgTTATATTGGGAGTGAGCGGGaatatcttccgatttcatccattttcacactgtcggtaggagttcttaaaAGATTTGTTCTcatcaaatttggttgttgtagtctAAGTGTTTTAGaagatacttacatatgtacattcaacttattagagggtgtgtccacgcccactttttcaaaattttttacctACAGGTGCGAATCcgctgtgccaaattacagttttatatcttaatttagtgcttagttatggctctttatatgttttcggttaatggtgatttgtgggcgtggcagtgatccgtttacgcccatctacgaactcgaacaaaactattatactctgtagcaacaggttgcaagagtataaacatataaaaaatgtaccTAAAGTAAAttacttacaaaatataaaatgctcaAAAATGTGTCTgtgtttttgagaaatatttctaCGAGTATAACGTTAAGTAAAATATCCCTCTGGGACCCTTCATGCTTGACTGCTTCAGTATGAACAGCGAAAAAACCTCTGCCAGTTGCTGCAGTGAAAAGGTTAATGCTTTAAGTTACATATGGTATGTACCTGTTATTCGTGTGACGTCATAACACAAACACTTTAGCTTCATATTATTAGCTAATGAGTTTCTGTTTTCATTCATATAAAAATCATTGAATAAACAAGTTAAATGGTTTTTGTGATACACAAATAATGCAAGtggcatacaaacatatacattgTTGTTGGATAAGCACAGTTATaagaaaacatttgtttttttatgtatttatttgtttatgtcaTTTAATATGAAAGAGCTAGGAGCGTTTACACCTTTTCTTTCCTTATAAACTAGACATTACCAATTGTAACTAACCGCGAGTCACAACTAAAATTTACCGTTACCGCAATATGGCCACAAATTGGAGAGCAGCAATAGTAAAGGTGATGTTGCTGGCATTTTTCCAGTTCGCGCGATTTTGTGGCATCTTTAGCTTTACTTATCGGAAAACGTCAGCGTCAACACCAGTCACGAATCAACAAACATTCGACTTTTTAAGCCGTACGAATGTTGTAAAGTACACCGTTATGCAGTGCGTATTGTGCAAATGGTTTTTTGGCATAGTGCGAATGATAGGAGCCTTCATCTATATTTATGGCACACTCATGATGTGGTACACCAACGATCCGTTCTACAATCTCATCACATTCCTGCAGACCAATCTGATGGCTACCGGTTCCGTTGTCATGAGCATTTGCTTGCTGCGTTCGGGCAAAAAGTTCGTCCATATCATAAATGACTTCATCGGTTTATTCCGACGGGTGCAATGTTTGACGCCACATCGTCAAGTAATGGGTATGCATCAGTTGATGTTCCTGCTAATCATAGTTATATGTGTTGGGAATTCTGCATTCGGCTTTCttttaatcttaaaatataCGGACTGGCGGGAGGTTGCCATAGTTACGACAAAAATCTACCTCGAAACTGGTCTAGTTGTTAGCTTGCATATAGCAAGTATCGGTTATATGTGTATTGGTGCACTCTACAATTACATGAATCGTTATATGCGCGAGGATCTCTTACCGAGAGCTAGATGTTTGGATCATGTGTTAAGACGTAACAAAACTTATCGTCCGCCACGTTATACGCGCAAGCTCATACGTTTGACCAGAGAGCTGAATAACTGTGCCAAGATTTATAATGATATTTATAATCTGGCAACGacttttcatcaaaatattcgTTATCAAATACTATTTGCTCTATTATTCGAATTTAGCTTGCTTACGACGGTAATTTACAGCattctgtatatgtatacattgatCACAGCTATCGAGTGGGACGCGGTATTTTTTTGCCTACTTATTATTATCGAAGTTCTCATAATGATTCTGTCGGCATATTCAGCGGTTCAGGATGGAATTGCGGCAAATAAATTGAGTTTGGATACTGTGTACATGGGCAGCGATACGGAATGGAATCGAAGTGTAAGTACATAAACGAGATTTTTTGATGCTTAAagtaaattcttaaaaaatattgtaaactaAGCAGCTAGGCTATTGGGTCTATAACTATCTTCGTGCGGTATGCTAAGatattgattatttttaatcctcctcttctttactggcgtagttACAGCatacgcggttataaccgagttaacaacagcgtgctagtcgtttcttcttttcgttatttggcgccaattcgatgTACTAATCACAATACATCTGATctcttcaacggagtggaggttttcattttcctttgtttccaccggcgggtactgaatcgaaaacctgcAAAGCTGGATTGTTCtcttccattcggacaacatgaccgaGCCAGCACAGCCCCAGTCCCTTGATTCACTTGACTCCATCGACTGCGGCATTGctaatgcacaaaggaccataaatcttccgcaaaacttttctctcgaacattaccaaggccgactcatcagatgatatCATCAGGAATAATGAGGGACTAATAGAGCGTGGTCTTTACTTATTAATTGCCTAcccagtccaaagtagcacctgttagcaagggtgattctgcgttggattttaaggctgacattgttgttggtgttgatgctggttccaagagagtcgaaattatctacgacttcaatcttatgactgtcaactgtcaacagtgacgtgtgagccaagtcgcgaatgggatgactgtttgtttgatgataggagatatttcgtattTTTCTCATCCACAACCAGACCCGTAGGCCTCGCTTCCAGGAACACGAATGTCCTGGGTGTTCAAGTTTGAAGATAAGGCACTAGAATGAGTCTACTACGATAGCTCTATGCGCAAAAAATTATCTGAAACCTGACCAGCCAACTAGCCAACAAAATCAACGGCAATATCCATGACGCCGAAGTATGTTATGTTTTGTATTTGATAACATCGGAGGGGTGTGCAGCATTATGAGTGAGAACCGGTGAAACCATTACAGGGGAACGTCACCTACTAAAACTAATCAAATTAAAGCGAGCAATTGCCGAAAAACGCCCGAAGTTCGCTACTGGAcgtgtgaaaataattttccatcatCATAACGCTCGTCCCCATTTTTCAGGACCGAGGAGAAGGAAATTTCTGCTCAGACCTTAGATTGATAGACGAGGAAttcaccgcgaccttaggtctattagGCCCTCACCAAAATTACAATGATTCACCGCGACCAGCATATCGATAAAGTTCAATAGGCGCAAGCGAAGCGATGTGATCCCTTTTTGAAAGCATGGATCCTGCGTCTGTAGACTGCTATGTAGTctattagcaggtgttctgatGTTTCAGGCCCCTGTCGCAGAACTGGCAATTTACGCAAGAAGTTAGGCCCATGTTTTATATGTAAGCGCTTTTTCAGCTTATAGTCGCCAGTGTAGAGAGCGACAAGTAGTCTGAATTTGTCTCCTAAGGggattgattacatatttaaacctgctgaggTTGTAACGCCTCATTAACAATTTAGCATGGCGCATGCCTTGAAGTTGTTGACAATACCTCTCTCTGCCTACTAAATCTTCCTTCATCGCGGTGCGACGTCATACCATAAAGGCTTCAGGTCCTATCATGTTAGTGGATGCTGCGGAATGGGCGacctcatcagccagttcattctcggctatacctttgtgaccgggcacccaagcgaggtgcacttggttacgcTCCGCTAGGCTATTCAGCCATTCTCTACATTTCTGCACAATTACGATTTGATCTCGTAGGCAGAGATAGCTTTAAGTGCCCAGATATTGTTCCTATTGCCCACCATTTGTTCCGGTTGATACAGACTACCCCCAATTGGCATACGATTCATTCTTCTTGATTCATTCTTCGCCACCAAGTCGACTCAGGATTTTTGGAATGGAAGCATCCAATTGctaaaaagaagagaaaatgTTATAGCCTCACATGGGCTATGCATTAAATAACACTATTCTACATGATATAAAGattcaaattttggaaaaaaccgCACCatatattttaccaaaattCAAAGATAGATTATTTTAAGGGACATTATTATTGATAttaacatatactatatatgctaCAACGTTTCTtatgcattttaaaatattttttaggttgAGATATTCATCAATCGTATGAATCTATACGAATTCAAACCGAATGTCTTGGGATTTTTCGACATTTCCAGTGATATTTTAGTAATGTTTCTCTCGGCCTCCATTACCTACTTAACCTATATACTCCAAAACACAAAACTAAgtcaaaaactataaatattgacGCGCGTACCGGCAACCATGCAGAGCCATTTGCGGTACCATTGCGGTTATATGGTATGCCAATATTCCGTGCGAAACACAAAAAAGAACACAGGGGTCCACAACACGCACAGCTATGAAAATATctgtatatttaattacaacaatCATATCAATCCATATTACCGGCACATACTACACTGAGATGTGATTTCAACCCCCGAGTCAAGTAGCATAATCACCTGGCGAAACCGTCAACTCACATTCCCTTTCTACTATATTTGCGAGCGGCGCAAGGTCCACCTGTCTCTCCGGCTGCGGCGTCTGCGTTCGTGTGACTTACTTGCATGCGAGGAAAACGTTAAACcacatatttttaacatataatcaaccacacacacacacatacatatgtacatgcaacagcaataataattcAACGCTTTCGAAATCCTAGTCGCGAGCATGGTGCACCATGGAAAGTTAGTTGAATTGCGGTACGCGTCCGTGTCGTGTCCAAAAATTGCGGTTAATAGAGCGGTCCGTTGCCTACATCTGTGCCACATTATCGTGCAACCTACGTAGAAGCCGTGACGCCGGCTGTGTCTGTGAAAATCCGATGGGAAACAGTTGAGACACGTTGCACAATTTCATGCAACATACCAGTGGTTTTTTATGttcacacatatgcatatacaaataaatattcacatacatatttacgaatgcaggcatatgtatatagcaattGTCATGATAGTTACTTGCCACAAATTGCATGTGGACCAACGTCTTGCCGTTAGATTGCACATTACTTGAAAATGTTTAAACGTCttacttttttgtacttttaataAAGCTTTGCACATATGctgctgtatgtgtgtgtgcatctgTAAGCAGGCGAAGTTGCAGTGCATGCAATGGTTTGCGGCAAACAACCGTTTATTCTCATAATTACTAAATTTGGtcaaagttttaattatttaatgcaacaacaaaaatagtgtaatgcttaaaaattatattatatacaatactTTGATACGTTACATatcatagatatgtatgtgtcgcacgaatattttcatgtaagataatgattgtaataaaataaaaactttattaaatagATTTGCGCTGAAAGTGTTTAATTTTGCTTACCAAATATCACCTGCTCAAATTTGACACAATATTTTCACTTCTTCTTCTGCTCTACTAGCGTAGATAGCGCATACgtggttataaccgagttaacaacagcccgccagtcgtttcttcctttCGCTACTTGACGCCCATCCGCGATTCCAAGCAGCTGGggccttctccacctgatctcccCAACGAAAAACTTCAAAGCTGGTGTGTTCTCTTCCATTTGGACACATGACCCAGTCAGCGCAGCCGCTACCTCTTGATTCCCTGAACAATGCCAAtgccgtcatatatctcgtacaactcatcattccatcgactgcgatatttgCCGTTGCCAAAGCGCAAAAGACCATTagtcttccgcaaaacctttctctcgaatactcctaaggccgactcattaGATCAGAGTTTGAtcttggatttcaaggctgatattgttgttggtgttgtggcTGGCTTCAAGATAGGCGAAAATATCTACGATTTCAGTGTTATGATTGTGAACGGTGAGGTGTGAGcgaagtcgcgaatgcgatgactgtttgtttgatgacaggagatattttgtcttgtccTCGTCCACAACCATATTCATACGCTTctcttccttatccagtctgaagaaagtagaactaacggcgcggttgttgaggccaatgatatcaataccatTTAAATATAAGCTCGGACGACACTTGCGCTATGTAATAGTTCCCTACTCAGCGTAGTCGCAAGATGTGGTCGtcagattttaaaaa
The sequence above is drawn from the Bactrocera tryoni isolate S06 chromosome 1, CSIRO_BtryS06_freeze2, whole genome shotgun sequence genome and encodes:
- the LOC120775457 gene encoding uncharacterized protein LOC120775457, which gives rise to MWYTNDPFYNLITFLQTNLMATGSVVMSICLLRSGKKFVHIINDFIGLFRRVQCLTPHRQVMGMHQLMFLLIIVICVGNSAFGFLLILKYTDWREVAIVTTKIYLETGLVVSLHIASIGYMCIGALYNYMNRYMREDLLPRARCLDHVLRRNKTYRPPRYTRKLIRLTRELNNCAKIYNDIYNLATTFHQNIRYQILFALLFEFSLLTTVEIFINRMNLYEFKPNVLGFFDISSDILVMFLSASITYLTYILQNTKLSQKL